A region from the Musa acuminata AAA Group cultivar baxijiao chromosome BXJ1-10, Cavendish_Baxijiao_AAA, whole genome shotgun sequence genome encodes:
- the LOC103973850 gene encoding calcium-transporting ATPase 5, plasma membrane-type-like — protein sequence MDPPSPERYARQRDEECGLADAAAAALVDEREITCEDDAFDIPAKNAPVERLHRWRQAALVLNASRRFRYTLDLKKEKEKEDLRRKIRTHAQVIRAAFLFKEAGEREAPDASGEKPVIPKDGFPISVDKLTTLTREHDFARLQEYGGASSLTFKCIIVNLHPMLFTWLSW from the exons ATGGACCCGCCGTCGCCGGAGCGCTACGCGCGGCAGCGCGATGAGGAGTGCGGCCTCGCcgacgcggcggcggcggccctcGTAGATGAGCGCGAGATCACCTGCGAGGACGACGCGTTCGATATCCCCGCCAAGAACGCCCCCGTCGAGCGGCTCCACCGGTGGAGG CAAGCAGCACTTGTGTTGAATGCATCACGTCGATTTAGATATACTCTTGAcctaaaaaaggagaaagagaaggaagacctaaggaggaaaataaggactCATGCGCAAGTTATACGG GCTGCATTTCTCTTCAAAGAAGCTGGGGAAAGAGAGGCACCAG ATGCTTCTGGAGAGAAACCAGTAATTCCCAAAGATGGTTTTCCAATCAGTGTGGACAAGCTTACTACATTAACCAGGGAACATGACTTCGCCAGGCTGCAAGAATATGGAGGGGCAAGTAGCTTGACATTTAAATGCATTATTGTTAATCTTCATCCTATGTTGTTTACGTGGTTATCTTGGTGA